AGACCCAGGAGTCCGGGCTACATGAGAGGTGTTTCCGCCAGCCGCCGAGCGACCTCGCGCATCGCCGGTCGCTCCAGCGGTTTCTTGCGCAGCATTCCTGCGATCAGGTCGCGGGTAGCCTGTGAAGCCAGGCCCTCCAGCAACTCGATTGGGGGTTTCTCCAGGAGGTGCAGATACATCAGATCCTTCTGCTGCTCGGCGACGAATGGCAGCCTGCCCGCCACCATCTGGAACAGGAGAATGCCGAGCGCGTATACATCCGCAGGTCCACTCGCGGTCTTGGATTGCACCCACTGCTCCGGAGCCATGTAGTCCCACGTTCCGAGGAGGGCGCGTCCTGCCGTCGAGATCGCAGAGGCCGCAAGCCCCTTTCCGCCTTCATGGCCCTCCTCGCGCGGGATCTTGGCCAGTCCGAGATCCGCGAGCTTGACCTCGATGAGTGCGAGGTTGTCGGTGGCCACCAGG
Above is a window of Cystobacter fuscus DNA encoding:
- a CDS encoding serine/threonine-protein kinase, with amino-acid sequence MMGSAAMRVGEYVLARRVASGATCDVYQGHHSVTGQAVAVKMLSPSLCSDEEVGGRFLNEAQALQQLRHEHLVQAVTSGVLPTGQPFLVLEWLPGDLHRLLKRAGGQLPVQAATRVAAQLGAALAFLHDSRIFHRDLKPANILVATDNLALIEVKLADLGLAKIPREEGHEGGKGLAASAISTAGRALLGTWDYMAPEQWVQSKTASGPADVYALGILLFQMVAGRLPFVAEQQKDLMYLHLLEKPPIELLEGLASQATRDLIAGMLRKKPLERPAMREVARRLAETPLM